Part of the Chloracidobacterium sp. genome is shown below.
GGCGGCGTCGCCGACGCAGACAGCAGCTCCGTCAGCAACCGCCGGTCGGTGTCGTCCAGCCGCGTCGGGTCAGTTAAGAGGTCGGGACGGTAACGGAGTGTTTTTCGCAACGCCGCCCGCCGTCGCCACAGTTCAACTTCCGCATGGTTGCCGGTGAGTAGTTCGGCAGGGACAGACCAACCACGATAGGTCGCCGGACGGGTGTATACTGGATAGTCAAGCCGTCCGGTCTGAAACGACTCATGCCGCGCCGAAGTCGGACTACCCAGCACTTCTGGGACAAGCCGGATGACGGCATCCATCACCACCATCGCCGCCGGTTCGCCGCCGCTTAGAACATAATCCCCAATTGAAAGCTCCTCCGTCGCCACATGCTCGGCGATACGCTCATCCACGCCTTCGTAACGCCCGCAAATTAACACCACCTGCGTACGCTGGCTCAGGCGCAGCGCCGCCGCCTGATCAAAACGCCGTCCTTGGGGCGACAGTAGGATAATCGCTGGATCGGCCTGGCCATGGGTCAGCGCCTCCACCGCCCGAACAATTGGCTCCGGCTTAAGTACCATGCCGTCTTCTCCGCCGTACGGTCGGTCATCCACAACCTGATGGCGGTCGTACGTCCAATCGCGTAGGTTGTGAATCCCAATAGCGACTTGGCCACGTTCGAGCGCACGGCGCACAATGCCATGCGTTAGGAAACCGTCGAAAAACGCCGGGAAAATGGTGAGTACGTCGAACCGCATGGCTTACTCTACCGCCGTCGGCGTCGGCCGAAGCGCCGGATGACGGTCACCCCTCTCTTCGCTATCAATCCAGCAGCCCCTCCGGGGGCGCAATCCGAATGCGCTTGGCGACTACGTCCACTTCCGTGCAGATGGCACGGACAAACGGAATGAGGTATTC
Proteins encoded:
- the trmD gene encoding tRNA (guanosine(37)-N1)-methyltransferase TrmD, with translation MRFDVLTIFPAFFDGFLTHGIVRRALERGQVAIGIHNLRDWTYDRHQVVDDRPYGGEDGMVLKPEPIVRAVEALTHGQADPAIILLSPQGRRFDQAAALRLSQRTQVVLICGRYEGVDERIAEHVATEELSIGDYVLSGGEPAAMVVMDAVIRLVPEVLGSPTSARHESFQTGRLDYPVYTRPATYRGWSVPAELLTGNHAEVELWRRRAALRKTLRYRPDLLTDPTRLDDTDRRLLTELLSASATPPARQAPSILACEETRDHDQARTAGC